aacactatcctgcaaaagattagaactaaccaaagacaatacaggaatagatgatctagcagacataggtagcaaccaacaatgctccccttcttggaagtgaacttgtttctttgaggaacatgagaaaatgtttgtattattatggctgccctctaaatgatcataatcttgtacaacaaaaggagaattcatattactacgaatgtatactcgatgtatcatatattgtcccttgttgttatatttgccaataacatgatatgaatgtttagaaaaccaaggcaaatcaatatatttaaataggctctcctccaaacaatataggttaaacatcaaattcaatgtaacccaaagtatgtaaagaagacaacagtttgaactcatcagttttagtagcaatatgaataacatgtttatttttagcacaagtgactagttccaaaacatgtaaaactgaggcatcatcaaccaattcatctttatcataaggaacttcaagcaaattatcatgggacgaagataaatcaagagagggttccactaacaattgctctatgatagcattgtttgtggaagaatttagtacattaaaactattctgaccttccatgagtgtagcatcatggacattacctgtgttctcagcacaagtaataggtgcattgtgaagtgatggttctgaatttgcatatcaggttgtgagttcctcattttcttccatgtcatcctctcgcttatgtacattatcctgcagaaggttagtcatagcaagaggaataacaacagactcatcctctaaatggtgcacctcagcatatgaagtcaaaactagaggtggattaacaaaggtttctcgcataagaagtttcatatcattccaactttgaggtttatcagaaggatctaaagactcccaccaagataaagtagaatgtcgtaaaacactagctgcatttgttaccttcctccttggacacataaagcgagtagcaaatatgttatctatgacaatttcccactccatgtactcatcagcacctataccattataaatcggtggatacgaacaacatgtcattgttagaagatagcaaaaaacaacacaaaagtattatccctatcaactacttaggttgtggacaaggaaaaatcaaggcacttaactctcaaacgtcttaccacggtcttacaagtgttcttaccaaagcaacaggcgatgcaatcggtcggtgactgtgataccgttgtagcttgagtgtaacagttgcaaggcaaatctgtacttggttagaagaaagtggagcttggacaggcacaatatagtagcaagaaatagcaaaattcacaactgaatagcaaagctgaataagtatcacaagtacttgtcttagttgctggcctactcacgttccaagtaccagatgtatcaagtgatatgaacagcaagaatatgattaggaataaggcagaaatcagcacacgcaaacacagctcaaacgACGCTctatatgtgctcctctagatattgttccacttttgtccctcttttttctctgtttttgggctgtcgttgttttttgggactCTTTgactttttgtttttatttttttgatattttttcttcacttaggagcataaaagaagtaaccacagaaaatatgagcttaaacaagtgaaagacgtagcctgtggaattttcagaagacgtgctcgaaatcgacaaagaccttgtgaccacgaaaagaggatcttgtgaccagtttttgaccaaaataaaaatcttcgaCCCTAGCAAAGCCGGAGATGgacggatctgaaatttttttctgatcgattttgatatatggaacgtcgaaatccgagttcgtatacgaaaactagaccagttttaagaactgactctgaattagaggacaaaacgggaacaatgcgcgcaaaattggtcatagcagcaaggatttgatggaaatagtgaagacaagtataacaaataagatggcgtggactagggtttgatgattacaaaggaaactcaacaagacttggagatgttcacggattatgatgaaaaacaaaggggaaaacacaaactggactaaaaaacgatctaaaaccagcaacaagaacttgacctagggcacaaactcaacaatacaaaacagagacgaaattgcacggcacaatgaggctataggacagggaatatgtgacgatgtatattttttttggttttttgtggactataggtaatgcaaaaacagtaacaatctaaaggggaaaacaaagctATACCTAACggacaacaaggtctctgataccacttgatgtagactaggcccgatctttcgataggtatgatagcttcgattggtggagactcgacgttcatgatctaggcttcaaaccaagactgatttggacccccgcaaccgttacaacactgctccgttggttatcaactacgtgaacgcgattgacctcgccgagaaggctttcatgcaagcgaatcgagaacacaagcaagaacgagatgaacgcaatctgaaattgcaaataaatatgagtcttatgataacgagaaggagttcaagtctttattcgaaaggactaatcgccacaggcgaacaagatcaagaactggggccctggttcacagcaagcggccttggcggcgacagttgcagcaaaacgacgtctgttttatgaggaaatcaagaactaaacaaaacccaaaccctaaggagagcgacggctggtatttatagagtcttgggcgtcacccccctagacgcgccccctaatgggcccaaacacgatacacgatacacggtccaacggaccaacggaccaaaagacggtgtcgcagcaccctgacagattctggacgctgacttgtttcgacgattcccgttgatttcgaagggattttgacgtgagaccaattgggttggGTTCCTTATGCAATTAGCTTTCCATCGATATGTGGaacatcaaaaacggagtccggatgcgtcatgGGTGACCattttaaggtagactggtcctagaggccgaggcagacttgaacttgagttgctttgggcctccaccttggggactcgaaccgaattagcctcggacctccttattgacttggacacccttactggcctcctacccctccataccatgtgccaaacatggtcatatgcatgggtgtcatgtcctcatcacctgccATGCCATGCAACGCTTGCCCCCATCCCTCGCCGCGCTGCCTTCTTCGCGTCCCTGGACGGCTGCTCCTCCATCGAGGTCCGCACCAGTCTCATCGCGTCTTCGTCTGCTAGCCAACATCGCTATTTGAATATGTGCAactcctgatctacttttgaaacatccagatgaaacatttataacatatgtctgaagacagatgaaacagttgaaacatgcactgaaacacttacaaaaacacctgaaaaacacttgaaatatttagagcatacgcttgcaacatagttgtatagccattgcaacatatgcaatatcacaATCTACTTAtgcaatatccatatgaaacacttgcaacatacctttgaaacatctgaaacacttgaaacatacgcttgcaacatgttagGCGCAAAACTCTAGTGGCGCGGCGAGCACCACATGTTAGGCGTGTTGAGGAACTTatagcctctttggcagggctcctgcagAGGCTTCAGCTCCGActcctgcaggagctgtgccaaacgcctgttttggaaagggctccgcatggggagccggtcaagagccggagccatttttttcctgcgcaggagaagcctcaaaaacgagcttcgcgcggctccttgctgtgggttcacgtcgtctagtgcgaaggagccgttttgccaaacgtttttcagaacggcttcagctcctccagaggagctagagccggagccattttcagaggagccagagccctgccaaacagacccttaatAACCGCCTTGATGGGCAGATCGGGGCTGGGAGGCGGCGGAGCATGGAGCACCACAGGATTGGCTGTCGTGAGCTTCTTCCGTTGGGGGCACCGGGGCACGAGGAGCCTCGAGGCGGGTGCGAAGTACAACACGGCCGCGACGCCCTCGCCGTCTCTAGCCGCAAGAGGAGGTGATGAGGAGGATGCCGGCGCCGGCGATAAGGGCGGAGACGGGTGGGAGGCGCGACTCCAGCGGTGGAGCCTGGCGTCGCAAAGGGAGGCGAGGGCCCCGGCGACGTAAGCAGAGGTGGTCGCTGCTGGCGGCGACGGACGGGGAGAGGAGCTACGGGTGGCTGTCGTGTGGGAGTGGGAATTTTTTTAGAGAAGAGATGGGGCCGGTCCGCTGCACAGGCGTGGGAGCCGTGTCCGGACGGGACGTCCGTGGCTGAGAATTTCCGAATAACTATGGCTTTGGCATGATAAAAAAAGAACTATGGCTTTGGCCCTTAGGTGCCTTGTGGCCTATGGACTccgcatgccacatgtccccttcgGCGATTTGGCATCAACAACACTTCTGTTCATCTTCTTCACCTGTGGCCTCCAATTTGAAGTATTTCTCTAATTCAATTTCCAATTCCAAATAGTTGTAGTATCTATTCAATTggaataaaaaataaaagtagAAACATTTGTCAACATGTAGTGCACATGTCGTGGCAATTAGATTTTTTCGTTTATTTTAGCTACTACTCCTCAATTTGTAACATCAAGGGATAGTTTTCACTGCTGGGAAGTGGCTCTAGTCTTAAATAGTTTCTAGGTTCGCCACTGGCGACTGATCTAGAACGAATAGTTACGGATAAGGGATGACAAAACTGTTGGTGAACTCAATTCCGATGATCTTTAACAGACCGGTCAACGATAATGGGAGCCAAAGGAGAGCTACCGCTAGGGATATTTACAGGTAGCCTGTGCCCATGGCCTGGAAAAACCCCACCTGTTTAGCACCGAGACCTTTCCATTATTCCACCGTTCTTTTCACAATCCAGGAGGCCCTAAGAACTAACAGCTGGGTCTCAGAACCGCGCACGCGTGGAATCCACCATTAAAAGTGTTCTCCACTGCTAATTACGTACCACTGTGGAACGTAAATCTGCCACTAGTACAGTACTATTTTCGGCATGAACGCATGGGTTGCGTAAACGCGGACTGATGTTGCAGTGAGCGTGTTCGCTGATTGgctgggctgataagtccggctagtgttgatttgttgtgagaggaaaacactgttggctagtTAATAAGCCCtgcctgaaaccaacaaacgaacatgctAACAAATTCCTCCAAATCCCCATCAGATGATCACCTCGATCATGAACGTTCAAGATATGGTAGgcgaaaaaaaaaatctatatatacacacacctaGTTATACCATTTATGAACGTCGGTGTGTGACTTTCACTCTGGGTCTGGGATATTTGTCACCACAATGAAGAAGTTTCATGAGATTAAGCTTCCATACACCACACAGTGTGCCATTCCCGCCGCTGTCCTGCTTGTGACGTGCCTTGTGATCCTTGCATTCGTGATCCTGCCTGACCGCGAGATGCTGCTGCCGCCGTCGGTGACCGACAccgatggccatggcggtggcaaCCTGTCATCGTGTAACATCTTCAAGGGCGAGTGGGTGCCGGACCCGGGCGCGCCGCGCTACACCACGGAGACGTGCCCGGTGATCCACGGCCACTACGACTGCATGCGGTACGGCAGGCCGGACCTCGGCTTCGTCCGGTGGCGGTGGCGTCCCGCGGGGTGCGAGCTGCCCCGCTTCGACGCGGCGCGGTTCCTCCGCGCGATGAGGGGCAAGTCCATGGCGTTCGTCGGCGACTCGCTTGCCAGGAACCAGATGCACTCGCTGGTGTGCCTCCTGGCGCGCGCCGAgcagccggcgccggcgccgaggACCAACGCGTTCCGCTTCGAGAGACACGGGTTCGCCGTCTCCCTGTTCTGGTCGCCGTTCCTCGTGCGCGCCGTCGAGACGGACCCGGACGGCCCGACGCGGAGCGGGGCGGGGCTGTGGAGCCTCCACCTCGACGAGCCGGACCCCGGGTGGGCGGCGCGCGCCGGCGAGTTCGACTACGTGGTGGTCTCGGCGGGGAGCTGGTTCTTCCGCCCGTCCGTGTTCCACGTGCACGGCCGCGTCGTCGGGTGCAACGGCTGCCTCGCGCCCAACGTCACCGACCTCACGCTCCGGTACTCTCTCCGGATGGCGTTCCGGACCGCGCTCCGCGCAGCCGCGGACGCGCTGCCCGGCACTGGGCGGCGGCGCTCCAGGTCCGGGAGGACGGTGGTCGTGCGCACGCTCTCGCCGTCGCACTACGAGAACGGGACGTGGAACGAGGACGCCGACTGCGCGCGGACGCGGCCGCTCAGGCGCGGCGAGTGGGAGATGAACGCGGTGGAAAAGGACATGTACGCGATACAGGCGGAGGAGTTCGGGGCGGCGAGGAGGGCGAGCAAAGGGGCCAGGTTGCTGCTGCTCGACGCCACGGAGGCGATGGCGCTGCGGCCGGACGCGCACCCGAGCAAGTATCGTCTGTGGCAGCCCGACCGGTTCAACGTGTCGCGCGACTGTTTGCACTGGTGCCTGCCCGGCGCCATGGACGCCTGCAACGACATGCTGCTCCACATGTTGTTGCGTTATAGAAACTAGACTAGAAGCAGGCCCAATTCAACGCGTAGCCAATCTTTAttttatctttgtttttctcagCATGTTAACTATCAACTAAATTAAACTGCATCCGTTAGGCACTTCATCTGTCATTATCGAAATATAAGGTATCTAAGAAATTTTAGAATAAATTACAGTACAATTCAAATAACTCTTGTTATAGGAAGATATTGTGATTACTATATTTGAGTTGGTTATAAACATTAACGGTGGGTATGTAAATTTGAATTAAAGTTGGGCACTTTTAGATCGGAAACTAAAACTGAGCCAAACTGACACCGAACTAAGCCGAAATGTCGTTTTTTCAGCTGTTTAATTTGGTTTCGGCTTTAGTATATGAGAACTACGATTAtcggcttcggcttcgatttCGGACCTTAACTGAACCAATTACCCGAGTAACTGATCCTATCCCCGGTTTGCACTTCGAATAGAAAAACCAACCCTAACCTTATCTCTTTCGCGGCTCTATGCCTCTGCCCTTGCCTCCTCATTTCCTTCCTGCTCTCTGTCCTCAGACCATGAGTGACAGCTACACGGCTCCTCCGCGCGAGGAGGGGTTAGGGACGACTCCTTGCCGGCGACCAGTGGGAGCAGCGCCCGAGCAGGACGCTATGGCTTCTCGGTGGCGTGGACGTGCCTACGTAGGCAGGTAGGGCGGGTGACGCGTGTGACATCAGTAGGGTGACGGAGGCAATGACGCAACATTGATGAGGTAGCAGGTTTctcctataacaccctaggtgttaggcttgcataattgcacttgcattgcaagagcataagcatcaagcatccTTATATGAGCTTTCACATATGAAGCAtgtaattgaaacatgtgaaacatgacctgttattttatgttttcccTATGTGTATGCTAATGATCgtgtgtgattgagtgcaagtggttgatgttggtcactagaataccttagctacacttaggatattTAGTGGAACAATATTCATGTGTATcactttgcctaattaagttccTAAGTGAGGATATGCTTAGTTtgacctaggatttacatgtgatcaatgtatgaaatgattgtggaaccttaAGAATGATtctaacatgtttagaatgtcactaggaactACTTTGCTATTCATGACTaaagctagtttggtctctaagtcatagttatagTATAAGTCATCAtcttcaagttgtatgtttgacctatgttgaactatgtcatagagtgtttacatggcagtgcacccttaaacaaagttgtagtacttgattagagaaacaactttcatttttgggtcatgagctaattcagtgcctagcttggtcatttagtgctcacaaaaatcagcaaaacactAGTTTTGGCACTtaggaaaatttctaagtcctaactggtTTTTTAGTTTGATTTACCTGACTTGGTGCTATTGTAACTTGCAAACAGTTGCGAATTAGACCTATATCACTTAAGAAAAATTGGATCTGGTATGTagacctacaacttttattagtagagtttttgctaactcatcgtggtttaggagttacggaGGGACCAAGTTTGGGTTTCAGGCGTATTTTTGAGCTAGCCTGGAATTTTGAACATGGCCGACCTGTTCAGAAGCTCGCTGCCACGTGGACTCGCGCGCTCGCTGCCCGTTCACCACCTCGCCGTCGCGTGTCGCTTTAGTGAAGCCGAGCCCGAGTCCTGTTCCTTTGCCCTCTCCATTCCCACTCCCTCTCTCGCTCCTCCTCGCTCTACCTCGCTCCGCTCCGCATTAGAGCATGCGCCTGCCATGGCTGAGGCAGGCCGAGCTCGCTGTCGCCGTCGTTCCCTGGCCTCCGAGCCCCCCCCCTCGCGACCCACCGCGtgaaccaccacctccacctcttcctcctctacgACCGACGCTCCTCGGCTAAACCGGAAACCACCGGAGCAGCCGGGCCATTGGAGCCGTGCTGTCGCTGCCGCTTGCTGCAGTGGCCGCGCCGCCTCGGGCCGAGCTGGGCAGCCCAGCGGGTGCGTGCGGGCACCCTGGTACTTCCccgccactccaccgccgccgatGAGCCTCCGTCGGTCGGAAATCGGCCGTCCATCTCCCCTGCTGTGAACCGAGAGGAGGGACCATGGGCAGCAATTCAAAGAAAGGGGAGGGTCGATCTGCAAACCGTAGACTCGTTTGAATAGTGCTGAGAAGGACTGGTTCGCTAGCGTTTATTTTGTGTTTTCTGcaaggaccccgatgcaagatttacatcCCTTTTTCTTTGATTTATGCAGATTTGAATAATTAaatttgaaaattcgtagtaattagtagaaaaatcgtaaaatagtaaaagagaactTTTTGGAATCATTCTGAAATTATATatgtagtagatctataatatggcatgctttatgaaaggatcaagatgcccaagaggggtggtgaattggactaattctaaatttctttgcaaaaaataagtcctacggttagcccaattaaccctttgttcctagaaagtgtttctattgatctaccgcagaaaagtttagcaacctatg
The nucleotide sequence above comes from Miscanthus floridulus cultivar M001 chromosome 18, ASM1932011v1, whole genome shotgun sequence. Encoded proteins:
- the LOC136519491 gene encoding protein trichome birefringence-like 19; its protein translation is MKKFHEIKLPYTTQCAIPAAVLLVTCLVILAFVILPDREMLLPPSVTDTDGHGGGNLSSCNIFKGEWVPDPGAPRYTTETCPVIHGHYDCMRYGRPDLGFVRWRWRPAGCELPRFDAARFLRAMRGKSMAFVGDSLARNQMHSLVCLLARAEQPAPAPRTNAFRFERHGFAVSLFWSPFLVRAVETDPDGPTRSGAGLWSLHLDEPDPGWAARAGEFDYVVVSAGSWFFRPSVFHVHGRVVGCNGCLAPNVTDLTLRYSLRMAFRTALRAAADALPGTGRRRSRSGRTVVVRTLSPSHYENGTWNEDADCARTRPLRRGEWEMNAVEKDMYAIQAEEFGAARRASKGARLLLLDATEAMALRPDAHPSKYRLWQPDRFNVSRDCLHWCLPGAMDACNDMLLHMLLRYRN